The nucleotide window CGAGATCGGCCCCACGTATTACTTTGCGCCGCCGCGCATCTATGAAGGGCTGCTGACGCAGGTGATGATCCGCATGGAGGATGCCGGCTGGATCAAGCGCAAGCTGTTCCACTGGGCCATGGACGTGGCGAAGCGCTGCGGCACCGATATCCTCGACGGCCAGCCGGTGTCGCTCGCGAACCGCGCGCGCTATGCACTGGGCGAGGTGCTGGTCTACGGTCCGCTGCGCAATGTGCTGGGCATGAGCCGCATCCGCGTGGCCTATACCGCGGGCGAGGCGATCGGCCCGGACCTGTTCCGCTTCTACCGCTCGATCGGCGTGAACCTGAAGCAGTTCTACGGCCAGACCGAGACCTGCGCCTATGTCTGCCTGCAGCCCGACGGCAAGGTCAAGTTCGATTCCGTGGGCCCGGCCGCGCCCGGCATGGAGATCCGCATCGCCGACAACGGCGAGGTGCTGGTGCGCGGCGTGGGCCTGCTCAAGTCCTACTACAAGCGCGACGACGCCACCCGCGAGGCCATCAACGACGAGGGCTACTTCATGACCGGCGACGCCGGCGTGATCGATGCCGACGGCCACCTGAAGATCATCGACCGCGCCAAGGACGTCGGCAAGCTGGCCGATGGCTCGATGTTCGCGCCCAAGTACATCGAGAACAAGCTCAAGTTCTTCCCGTACATCAAGGAAGCGGTCGCGTTCGGCAATGATCGCGACAAGGTCTGCGCCTTCATCAATATCGACTTCGAGGCGGTCGGCAACTGGGCCGAGCGCCGCCACCTGCCGTACGCGGGCTATATCGACCTGGCCGCGCAGCCGGACGTGCTGGAGATGATCGGCGAGTGCGTGAACCAGGTGAATGCCGACCTGGCCAACGACCCGATGCTGGCGGGGTCGCAGGTGGCGCGCTTCCTGGTGCTGCACAAGGAACTGGACCCGGACGACGACGAGCTGACCCGCACGCGCAAGGTGCGGCGCGGCTTTATCGCCGAGAAATACGGCGTGCTGGTGGAAGCGCTCTATGCGGGCAAGTCCGAGCAGTACATCGAGACGCGCGTCAAGTTCGAAGACGGGCGCGAGGGCAGCGTGTCGGCCACGCTGAAGCTGATGGATGCCAGGCGGCTGCCGGTAGCGGCACGCGCGGCATAGGAACCATAAGAGCACAGGTGGAGGCAGCAATATGACGCAAGTGGCCTGGCAAGGTGCCGGCAAGCGCGAATGGAGCGCGGCGGCACGCACCGATGCGAGCGGCGCCGGCGGTGGCGGGGCGATGGCGCCCGCCGGCCCGCTGCCCCCGACGGGGCTGGCGGAAGACAGCGGCGTGCATCCCGGCACGCGCCATGCGCAGCGCACCGGCGAACAGGCGCGCACCGGCGGCGAGGTGATCCTGGACCTGCAGCATATCTCGCTGTCGTTCGGCGGGGTCAAGGCGCTGACCGATATCTCGTTCGATGTGTGCGAGCACGAGGTGCGCGCCATCATCGGCCCGAACGGCGCCGGCAAGAGTTCGATGCTCAACGTGATCAACGGCGTCTACCACCCGCAGCAGGGACGCATCGTGTTCCGCGGCGAGGAACGCAAGCAGATGCACCCGACCGCCGCGGCGCGCCAGGGCATTGCGCGCACGTTCCAGAACATCGCGCTGTTCAAGGGCATGACGGTGCTGGACAACATCATGACCGGACGCAACACGCAGTTCCGCACCGGACTGTTTGCGCATGCGCTGTGGTGGGGGCCGGCGCGCAACGAAGAGATGCGCCATCGCCAGAAGGTCGAGGAAGTGATCGATTTCCTCGAGATCCAGTCGATCCGCAAGACCCCGGTGGGGCGCCTGCCGTATGGCCTGCAGAAGCGTGTGGAGCTGGCGCGCGCGCTGGCGGCCGAGCCGTCGATGCTGCTGCTCGACGAACCGATGGCCGGCATGAACGTGGAAGAGAAGCAGGACATGTGCCGCTTCATTCTGGACGTGAACCGGCAGTTCGGCACCACCATCGTGCTGATCGAGCATGACATGGGCGTGGTGATGGATATCTCGGACCGCGTGGTGGTGCTGGATTACGGCAAGAAGATTGGCGATGGGACGCCGGAGGAAGTGAAGGCGAATCCCGATGTCATCAAGGCGTACCTCGGGACTTCCCATTGAGGGCGGTGTGCTCCCCTCTCCCGCGCGCGGGAGAGGGGCCGGGGGTGAGGGCAGGCGCGGGCAGTACCACCAGCGTTTCACTTCGTGGAGGCTCCCTGCCCTCACCCCCAACCCCTCTCCCGCAAGCGGGAGAGGGGAGGAACACCCTGGGCGTGAACACAGCTGTTAGGCAAGCAAAGGCAAACCATGACGTTCTTCTTTGAAATCCTGATCGGCGGGCTGCTGTCGGGCCTGATGTACTCGCTGGTGGCGCTGGGCTTCGTGCTGATCTACAAGGCCTCGGGCGTGTTCAACTTTGCCCAGGGCGCGATGGTCTACTTTGCCGCGCTGGCGGTGGTGGGGCTGATGGACAAGGGCATGCCGATGTGGGCGGCGGTGATCGGCGCCTTCGTCGTGATGATCCTGGTCGGCATGAGCACCGAGCGCTTCGTGCTGCGCAAGCTGGTCAACCAGCCGCCGATCACGCTGTTCATGGCCACCATCGGGCTGTCGTTCTTCCTGGAAGGGCTGGGGCCGCTCTTGTTCGGAAACGAAGTGCGCCCGATCAACCTGGGCATCGTCGACGAGCCGATCGAGTCGATCCTGACCAACTTCAATATCGTGCTGTCCAAGTTCGACATCGCCGCGGCGGCCATCGCCGGCGTGCTGGTGGGATCGCTGGCGTTGTTCTTCCAGTACACCAAGGTCGGGCGAGCGCTGCGCGCGGTGGCCGACGATCACCAGGCGGCGCTGTCGCTGGGCATTCCGCTGCAGAACATCTGGGCCATCGTCTGGGGCGTGGCGGGCTTCGTCGCGCTGGTGGCGGGCATGCTGTGGGGCTCTCGCAATGGCGTGCAGTTCGCGCTGACGCTGACCGCGCTGAAGGCGCTGCCGGTGCTGATCCTGGGCGGCTTCACCTCGGTGCCGGGCGCGATTGTCGGCGGGCTGATCATCGGCGCGTCGGAGAAGCTGGCCGAGATCTATATCCCGCCGGTGTTCCAGTCGATGTTCGGCGGGAATTTCGGCGGCATCGAAGGCTGGTTCCCGTATGTGTTCGCGCTGCTGTTCCTGCTGGTGCGGCCCGAGGGGCTGTTCGGCGAAAAACATATCGATCGCGTCTGACCGACTTCGCACAGGAGAGTTGCCATGTTTTATCGTGAAGCCGGCCAGTTCAAGACCAGCTACGTCGCCGACAGCCAGATCTTCCCCATCCGCCAGGACCGCATCGGCTTTGCGGTGCTGATGGCGGTCGCCTTCGTGGCGATCCCGTTCGTCGGGTCGGAATACTGGTTCTCGGCCATCCTGATCCCGTTCCTGATCTTCTCGCTGGCGGCGCTGGGGCTGAATATCCTGACCGGCTATGCCGGCCAGCTGTCGCTGGGCACCGCGGCGTTCATGGCGGTGGGCGCGTATGCGGCCTACAACTTCCAGCTGCGCATCGAAGGCATGCCGGTGCTGCTGACCTTTATCCTGGCCGGCCTGTCGGCGGCGCTGGTGGGGGTGGCGTTCGGGCTGCCGTCGCTGCGCATCAAGGGCTTCTACCTGGCGGTGGCGACGCTGGCGGCGCAGTTCTTCGTGGTGTGGGCGCTGACCAAGTTCCCCTGGTTCTCCAACAACAGCTCGTCGGGCGTGATCACGGCGCAGCGGCTGGACCTGTTCGGCTACGCCATCGACACTCCGGTGAAGAAGTACCTGTTCGTGCTGGCCATCGTCACGGTGCTGGCGCTGGCGGCCAAGAACATGGTGCGCTCGGCCACCGGCCGCGCCTGGATGTCGGTGCGCGACATGGATGTGGCGGCCGAGGTGATCGGCATCCCGCTGATGCGCACCAAGCTGCTGGCGTTCGCGGTCAGCTCGTTCTACTGCGGCGTGGCCGGCGCGCTGTACGCGTTCTGCTACCTGGGCTCGGTCGAGCCGGACGGCTTCTCGCTGGACCTGTCGTTCCGCGTGCTGTTCATGATCATCATCGGCGGCGTCGGCAGCATCCTGGGCTCGTTCCTCGGCGCCGCCTTCATCCTGCTGCTGCCGATCTTCCTGGACAACGTGCTGCCGCCGCTGGCCGCGCTGCTGCACCTGCCCTTTACCAATGCCACCGTGTCGCACATCCAGCTGATGGTGTTCGGCGGGTTGATCATCTTCTTCCTGATCGTGGAGCCGCACGGGCTGGCCCGGCTGTGGCAGATCGCCAAGGAGAAGCTGAGGCTGTGGCCGTTCCCTCATTGACGGGAGGGGTGCCTGTGTTACCGCAGTTCCTGTGTGAAGTTCTGAAGCTTACGCATAACGAAACGCTCCCCTGAGGGCGAAGGAGACTGTCATGACCAACCTGATCCGCAACGTGCAACGCGCCGCCCTGGTGGTCAGCGCCGCGGCTGCACTGCTGGCGCCGGCGCTGCCGGCACTGGCGCAAAGCAACGAGCAGTTCATCGCGCTGCCGAGCTATCGCGTGGGGCCATACGGCGCCAACGGGCAGTCCTGGTATGGCGGCTTCATCGACTACCTCAACTACGTCAACCTGAAGGATGGCGGCGTCAACGGCGTCAAGCTGAGCTGGGAAGAGTGCGAGACCGAGTACAACAACGCCAAGGGCGTGGAGTGCTACGAGCGCCTGAAGTCCAAGAACGCCACCACCAAGGGCACCGCCTACCACGCCATGTCGACCGGCATCTCGTACGCGCTGGTCGACAAGACCGCGGCCGACAAGGTGCCGCTGGTGATGATGGGCTACGGCCGCACCGACGCGGTCGACGGCTCGGTGTTCCCGTACGCGTTCCCGCTGGTGACCACCTACCAGATGCAGGTCTCGGCCATCGTCAAGTACCTGGCCAGCAAGAACGGCGGCTCGCTCGCCGGCAAGAAGATCGTCTACCTGTACCACGACTCTGCCTATGGCAAGGAGCCGATCGTGGCGCTGCAGGCCGAGGCGCGGCTGGGCAAGTTCAACCTGGTCGAGATCCCGGTGGCGCACCCGGGCAACGAGCAGGGCGCGCAATGGCTGAAGATCCGCCAGGAGAACCCTGACTACGTGATTTTCTGGGGCTGGGGCGTGATGAACCAGACCGCGCTGAAGGCCGCGCAGAAGGTCGGCTTCTCGCGCGAGAAGATGATCGGCTCGTGGTGGGCGGGCTCCGAGGAAGACACGGTGCCGGCCGGCGATGCCTCCAAGGGCTATATGAGCGCGACCTGGAACGTCGCGGGCAAGAACGTGCCGCTGATCGCCGATATCGAGAAGGTGGTGTACGGCGCCGGCAAGGGCAATATGCAGGACAAGAACAAGGTCGGTTCGGTGCTGTACAACCGCGGCGTGTCGGCCGCGGTGGTGACGGTGGAAGCGGTGCGCGTTGCGCAGGCAAAGTTCGGCAAGGGCAAGCCCATGACCGGCGAGCAGATGCGCTGGGCCTTCGAGAACCTGAACCTGACCAACGCGCGGCTGCAGCAGCTGGGCGCCACCGGCCTGCTGCCCGAGATCAAGACCAGCTGCGAGAACCACGAGGGCTCGGGCAAGGTGAAGATCCAGCAGTGGGACGGCAGCAAGTGGGTGGTGGTGTCGGACTGGATCGAGGGCAACAAGAGCCTGATCCACCCGCTGTTCAAGGCCACCGCGGCGCAGTACGCGAAGGAGAAGGGGATTACGCCGGCTTGTTCGAAGAGCTGATTGCGCTCGACTCCCGATTGGTTTCTCCCCTCTCCCGCAAGCGGGAGAGGGGCGGGGGTGAGGGCGGGCGCTGGCAATAGCGAAGGCATTCACTTCGTGGCAATGCCCGCCCTCACCCCAACCCTCTCCCAGAGGGAGAGGGAGTACCCAACAGGCAAGCTGGAAACCCCAACACCAACCCGACCCGCACCATGAGCCTCCTGTCCGTCAACAATATCGAAGTCATCTACGATCACGTGATCCTGGTGCTCAAGGGCGTTTCGCTCGAAGTGCCGGAGGGCAAGATCGTGGCGCTGCTGGGCGCCAACGGCGCGGGCAAGACCACCACGCTGAAGGCCATCTCCAACCTGCTGCAGGCCGAGCGCGGCGATGTCACCAAGGGTTCGATCGAATACCGCGGCGACCGCGTCGACCAGCTCACCCCCAACGACCTGGTGCGCCGCGGCGTGATCCAGGTGATGGAAGGGCGGCACTGCTTCGCGCACCTGACCATCGAGGAAAACCTGCTCACCGGCGCCTACACGCGCGGCCTGTCGCGCGGCCAGACCCGCGACGAGCTGGAGAAAATCTACGAATACTTCCCGCGGCTGAAGACGCGCCGCAAGTCCCAGGCGGGCTACACCTCCGGCGGCGAGCAGCAGATGTGCGCGATCGGCCGGGCCATGATGGCCAAGCCGGCGATGATCCTGCTCGACGAGCCCTCGATGGGGCTGGCGCCGCAGATCGTCGAGGAGATCTTCGAGATCGTGCGCGGCCTGAATTCGCGCGAGAACGTCAGCTTCCTGCTGGCCGAGCAGAACACCATGGTGGCGCTGCGCTACGCCGACTACGGCTACATCCTCGAGAACGGCCGCGTGGTGATGGACGGCGACGCCGAGTCGCTGCGCACCAACGAGGACGTCAAGGAGTTCTACCTGGGCGTGGCCGCCAACGACGCCGACGGCCCGGGCCGCAAGTCGTTCCGCGACGTAAAAAGTTATCGCCGCCGCAAGCGCTGGCTGGCCTAGCAAGCAACCGTTTTTCACCCGGCTTGTCACCACGCGCCCGGCGGCGCGGGGCAGGCCGCATCCCATCTCCTGACGCACAGCACCATGCCAGAACACTTCGATTCGCTCGAAACCCGCGCGCCGGAAGTCCGCGAGCAGGCGCTCCTTGCCGCCCTGGCACGCCAGGTGGCCCATGCGCGCGAGCACGCGCCTTACTTTGCCGAGCTGCTGGGCGGGGTCGATCCGCGCCTGCTGACCTCGCGCGCGGCGCTGGCCGAATTGCCGGTGACGCGCAAGTCAGACCTGAGCGCGCGCCAGCGCATGCAGCCGCCGCTGGGCGGGCTCAACGCGACGGCGCTGGGCAAGCTGCGCCACGTGTTCCAGTCGCCCGGCCCGATCCACGAGCCCGACGGCCACGACGCCGACTGGTGGCGCACCGCGCGCGCCATGCACGCCGCGGGTTTTCGCGCCGGCGACCTGGTCTACAACACCTTCTCCTACCACTTCACCCCGGCCGGCATGATGATGGAAAGCGGCGCGCACCGGCTGGGCTGCTGCGTGTTCCCGGCCGGCGTCGGCCAGACCGATTCGCAGGTGCAGGCGCTGGCGACCCTGCAGCCGGCGGCCTATGCGGGTACGCCGTCGTTCCTCAAGCTGCTGCTCGAGCGCGGCGATGAACTCGGCACGCCCTGCACCAGCCTGGCCAGGGCGCTGGTCTCGGGCGAGGCGCTGCCGCCGTCGCTGCGCCACTGGTTCCAGGCGCGCGGGGTGCGCGTGCAGCAGATGTACGGCACCGCCGATGTCGGCCTGATCGCGTATGAAACCGAAGGCGGCGACGGCTGGGTGGTGGACGAGGGCGTGCTGGTCGAGATCGTCGAGCCCGGCGGCTCGCGCCCGATGCCCGAAGGCGAGACCGGCGAGGTGGTGGTGACGGTGCTGGGCAATGGCGACTACCCGCTGATCCGCTTCGGCACCGGCGACCTGTCGGCGGTGGTGCCGGCATCGTCGCAGCGGCCCAGCCCGTGCGGGCGCACCAATATCCGGCTCAAGGGCTGGCTCGGGCGCGCCGACCAGGCCACCAAGGTCAAGGGCATGTTCGTGCATCCGGGCCAGGTCGCCGACGTGCTGCGCCGCCATCCGGAAATCCGCGCGGCGCGGCTGGTGGTGACCGGCGACCCGGGCGCGGACGTGATGACGCTGCGCTGCGAGGCAACGCGCGAGGATGCCGAGCTGCAGCGCGCGGTGGCGGAATCGCTGCGCGAGGTGATGCGGTTAAGGGGCGAGGTGGCCTTCGTCGCGGCGGGGTCGTTGCCGCAGGATGGGAGGTTGATCGAGGATGCGCGGCGGTACGAGTGAAGGGCTAGTCAGACGAGCGTCTGACTTCGTTGATGCGCCGGCCCTCACCCCCACCCCTCTCCCGCGCGCGGGAGAGGGGAGCGATTGCAAGGGGTGTCGGCAAGCACCAATGCTCTCGCGGGCGACGGTTTGCTCCCCTTTCCCGCCTGCGGGAGAGGGGCGGGGGGTGAGGGCGGGAGCATCCACGAAGTAACGCGCGCCGATAGTCCGGCAAGGCTCAAGTCTTCCGACTCTCCGTTGGTCGCGTCGGCAACCGCACCATCCAAACACTGACCCCCACCGCGCAAGCCAGCAACGCCGCCGACACCAGCGGCCGCCCGCGCAGCAGCCACGCGGTAGTTCCCATCGATACCCACATCATCGACAGCGCCAGGCACTTGGCCCGGAACGGGATGCTGCGGTGCCGCTGCCAGTCGCTCACCAGCGGCCCGAAGCGCGGATGCCCCAGCAGCCATTGATGAAAGCGCTGCGAGCCGCGCGCAAAGCATGCCGCGGCCAGCAGCACGAACGGCGTGGTCGGCAGCACCGGCAGGAAGATGCCGACCACGCCCAGCAGCAGGCAAAGCGCGCCCAGTGCCACCCACACGGCGCGCAGCACGCGCTGGCGGTGGCTCAGCGCGGCTTCAGGATCGGGCGAAAGGTCGGGGTTGGAAGGCGGCAATGGTCGGGGCAAAGGGCCGCAAACGCGGCCCGTGAGGGATCGGTTAGCGCGCGATACCGAGCCGCGCCTTGGCGGCATCGTACTCCGCCTTCATGCGGGCGACGATCTCGCCGGCGCTGGGGATGTCGTGGATCTGGCCCACGCCCTGGCCGGCGCCCCAGATGTCCTTCCACGCCTTGGCCTTGGAGCCGCCGCTGGAAAAGTCCATCTTGCTCTTGTCGGCCACCGGCAGGTTGTCCGGGTCCAGGCCCGCGTTGCTGATGCTTTCGCGGATGTAGTTGCCGTGCACGCCGGTGAACAGGTTGGTGTAGACGATATCGGCGGCGGCCGCGCTGGTGATCGACTGCTTGTACGACTCGGCCGCATGGGCCTCCTGCGAGGCGATGAAGCGCGTTCCCACATAGGCAAAGTCAGCGCCCATGGCCTGCGCGGCCAGCACCGCCTCGCCGGTGGCGATCGAGCCCGACAGCGCGATCGGGCCGTCGAAGATCTTGCGCACCTCGCCCACCAGCGCGAACGGCGACAGCATGCCGGCATGGCCGCCGGCGCCCGCGGCGACCAGGATCAGGCCGTCGACGCCGGATTCGATCGCCTTCTCGGCATGGCGCAGGCTGATCACGTCGTGCATCACGATGCCGCCGTAGCTGTGCACCGCGTCGATCAGCTCCTTCGGCGGCGCGCGCAGCGAGGTGATGAAGACCGGCACCTTGTGTTCGACGCAGACCTTGATGTCATGCTCGAGGCGCGCGTTGGAGGCGTGGACGATCTGGTTGACCGCGACCGGGCCCACCTGTGCGCCGGGGTTGGCGGCCTTGAACGCGGCCAGCTCTTCCTCGATCCGGGTCAGCCATTCGTCGAGCAGCTCGGCCGGGCGCGCGTTGAGCGCGGGGAACGAGCCGACGATGCCGGCCTTGCACTGCGCCAGCACCAG belongs to Cupriavidus taiwanensis and includes:
- a CDS encoding AMP-dependent synthetase/ligase — protein: MQESSATTFPRWLLAHAQQRPEHPAYREKDLGIWQTYSWAQAAQQVRALACGLAALGFKRGMNLAVVGDNRPRLYWAMTAAQALGGVPVPLYQDAIANEMVYVLNDAEIEFAIVEDQEQVDKLLEVEAQLAESGRAVRHVIFEDPRGLTDYDHPSLMSYERLQELGREFDQAHPGFYDEAIAAGQPDDTAIILYTSGTTGKPKGVCHSHHGLIGSARNGCAFDKLSADDDVLSYLPMAWVGDNLFSYAQAMVAGFTVNCPESRETVMTDLREIGPTYYFAPPRIYEGLLTQVMIRMEDAGWIKRKLFHWAMDVAKRCGTDILDGQPVSLANRARYALGEVLVYGPLRNVLGMSRIRVAYTAGEAIGPDLFRFYRSIGVNLKQFYGQTETCAYVCLQPDGKVKFDSVGPAAPGMEIRIADNGEVLVRGVGLLKSYYKRDDATREAINDEGYFMTGDAGVIDADGHLKIIDRAKDVGKLADGSMFAPKYIENKLKFFPYIKEAVAFGNDRDKVCAFINIDFEAVGNWAERRHLPYAGYIDLAAQPDVLEMIGECVNQVNADLANDPMLAGSQVARFLVLHKELDPDDDELTRTRKVRRGFIAEKYGVLVEALYAGKSEQYIETRVKFEDGREGSVSATLKLMDARRLPVAARAA
- a CDS encoding ABC transporter ATP-binding protein — its product is MTQVAWQGAGKREWSAAARTDASGAGGGGAMAPAGPLPPTGLAEDSGVHPGTRHAQRTGEQARTGGEVILDLQHISLSFGGVKALTDISFDVCEHEVRAIIGPNGAGKSSMLNVINGVYHPQQGRIVFRGEERKQMHPTAAARQGIARTFQNIALFKGMTVLDNIMTGRNTQFRTGLFAHALWWGPARNEEMRHRQKVEEVIDFLEIQSIRKTPVGRLPYGLQKRVELARALAAEPSMLLLDEPMAGMNVEEKQDMCRFILDVNRQFGTTIVLIEHDMGVVMDISDRVVVLDYGKKIGDGTPEEVKANPDVIKAYLGTSH
- a CDS encoding branched-chain amino acid ABC transporter permease → MTFFFEILIGGLLSGLMYSLVALGFVLIYKASGVFNFAQGAMVYFAALAVVGLMDKGMPMWAAVIGAFVVMILVGMSTERFVLRKLVNQPPITLFMATIGLSFFLEGLGPLLFGNEVRPINLGIVDEPIESILTNFNIVLSKFDIAAAAIAGVLVGSLALFFQYTKVGRALRAVADDHQAALSLGIPLQNIWAIVWGVAGFVALVAGMLWGSRNGVQFALTLTALKALPVLILGGFTSVPGAIVGGLIIGASEKLAEIYIPPVFQSMFGGNFGGIEGWFPYVFALLFLLVRPEGLFGEKHIDRV
- a CDS encoding branched-chain amino acid ABC transporter permease, yielding MFYREAGQFKTSYVADSQIFPIRQDRIGFAVLMAVAFVAIPFVGSEYWFSAILIPFLIFSLAALGLNILTGYAGQLSLGTAAFMAVGAYAAYNFQLRIEGMPVLLTFILAGLSAALVGVAFGLPSLRIKGFYLAVATLAAQFFVVWALTKFPWFSNNSSSGVITAQRLDLFGYAIDTPVKKYLFVLAIVTVLALAAKNMVRSATGRAWMSVRDMDVAAEVIGIPLMRTKLLAFAVSSFYCGVAGALYAFCYLGSVEPDGFSLDLSFRVLFMIIIGGVGSILGSFLGAAFILLLPIFLDNVLPPLAALLHLPFTNATVSHIQLMVFGGLIIFFLIVEPHGLARLWQIAKEKLRLWPFPH
- a CDS encoding ABC transporter substrate-binding protein, with protein sequence MTNLIRNVQRAALVVSAAAALLAPALPALAQSNEQFIALPSYRVGPYGANGQSWYGGFIDYLNYVNLKDGGVNGVKLSWEECETEYNNAKGVECYERLKSKNATTKGTAYHAMSTGISYALVDKTAADKVPLVMMGYGRTDAVDGSVFPYAFPLVTTYQMQVSAIVKYLASKNGGSLAGKKIVYLYHDSAYGKEPIVALQAEARLGKFNLVEIPVAHPGNEQGAQWLKIRQENPDYVIFWGWGVMNQTALKAAQKVGFSREKMIGSWWAGSEEDTVPAGDASKGYMSATWNVAGKNVPLIADIEKVVYGAGKGNMQDKNKVGSVLYNRGVSAAVVTVEAVRVAQAKFGKGKPMTGEQMRWAFENLNLTNARLQQLGATGLLPEIKTSCENHEGSGKVKIQQWDGSKWVVVSDWIEGNKSLIHPLFKATAAQYAKEKGITPACSKS
- a CDS encoding ABC transporter ATP-binding protein; the encoded protein is MSLLSVNNIEVIYDHVILVLKGVSLEVPEGKIVALLGANGAGKTTTLKAISNLLQAERGDVTKGSIEYRGDRVDQLTPNDLVRRGVIQVMEGRHCFAHLTIEENLLTGAYTRGLSRGQTRDELEKIYEYFPRLKTRRKSQAGYTSGGEQQMCAIGRAMMAKPAMILLDEPSMGLAPQIVEEIFEIVRGLNSRENVSFLLAEQNTMVALRYADYGYILENGRVVMDGDAESLRTNEDVKEFYLGVAANDADGPGRKSFRDVKSYRRRKRWLA
- a CDS encoding phenylacetate--CoA ligase family protein, whose product is MPEHFDSLETRAPEVREQALLAALARQVAHAREHAPYFAELLGGVDPRLLTSRAALAELPVTRKSDLSARQRMQPPLGGLNATALGKLRHVFQSPGPIHEPDGHDADWWRTARAMHAAGFRAGDLVYNTFSYHFTPAGMMMESGAHRLGCCVFPAGVGQTDSQVQALATLQPAAYAGTPSFLKLLLERGDELGTPCTSLARALVSGEALPPSLRHWFQARGVRVQQMYGTADVGLIAYETEGGDGWVVDEGVLVEIVEPGGSRPMPEGETGEVVVTVLGNGDYPLIRFGTGDLSAVVPASSQRPSPCGRTNIRLKGWLGRADQATKVKGMFVHPGQVADVLRRHPEIRAARLVVTGDPGADVMTLRCEATREDAELQRAVAESLREVMRLRGEVAFVAAGSLPQDGRLIEDARRYE
- a CDS encoding YbaN family protein, giving the protein MPPSNPDLSPDPEAALSHRQRVLRAVWVALGALCLLLGVVGIFLPVLPTTPFVLLAAACFARGSQRFHQWLLGHPRFGPLVSDWQRHRSIPFRAKCLALSMMWVSMGTTAWLLRGRPLVSAALLACAVGVSVWMVRLPTRPTESRKT
- a CDS encoding NAD(P)H-dependent flavin oxidoreductase encodes the protein MPAAKQLPQALQHLALPVIASPMFIVSYPELVLAQCKAGIVGSFPALNARPAELLDEWLTRIEEELAAFKAANPGAQVGPVAVNQIVHASNARLEHDIKVCVEHKVPVFITSLRAPPKELIDAVHSYGGIVMHDVISLRHAEKAIESGVDGLILVAAGAGGHAGMLSPFALVGEVRKIFDGPIALSGSIATGEAVLAAQAMGADFAYVGTRFIASQEAHAAESYKQSITSAAAADIVYTNLFTGVHGNYIRESISNAGLDPDNLPVADKSKMDFSSGGSKAKAWKDIWGAGQGVGQIHDIPSAGEIVARMKAEYDAAKARLGIAR